A window from Salvelinus fontinalis isolate EN_2023a chromosome 8, ASM2944872v1, whole genome shotgun sequence encodes these proteins:
- the LOC129860389 gene encoding noggin-2-like, protein MAFAKTLLVYVLVSIHLGDSQHYLRLRPSPSEHLPVPVLKEDPDPEYDPREQDLAERTLRKKLGSNFDPNFMSISSPMLVNLSVQDTQLKLQGPMPNEIKKLDISESPYGKRVKLGKKARRKFLQWLWTYTHCPVVYTWKDLGLRFWPRYIKEGNCFNERSCSFPEGMFCKPVKSITKTFLRWYCQGFLRQKYCTWIPVQYPIISECKCSC, encoded by the coding sequence ATGGCCTTCGCAAAGACGCTACTAGTTTATGTACTGGTATCCATTCACCTTGGAGATTCGCAACATTACCTACGCCTGCGCCCCTCGCCCAGCGAGCATCTTCCCGTGCCGGTCCTCAAGGAGGACCCCGACCCGGAATACGACCCCCGGGAACAGGACTTGGCCGAGAGGACTCTGCGGAAAAAGCTTGGCAGCAACTTTGATCCCAACTTTATGTCCATCAGCTCGCCCATGCTGGTGAATCTCTCCGTACAAGACACCCAGCTGAAACTGCAAGGACCCATGCCAAACGAGATTAAAAAACTGGATATCTCAGAGTCCCCCTACGGTAAGCGGGTAAAATTGGGCAAGAAAGCCCGCAGGAAATTTCTGCAGTGGTTGTGGACGTATACGCACTGTCCGGTGGTGTATACCTGGAAGGATTTGGGCTTGAGGTTCTGGCCACGCTACATCAAGGAAGGAAATTGCTTCAATGAGCGATCTTGTTCCTTCCCCGAGGGGATGTTTTGCAAACCTGTCAAGTCAATCACCAAGACTTTTCTCCGGTGGTATTGTCAAGGGTTTTTAAGACAGAAATATTGTACGTGGATACCGGTGCAATACCCAATCATCTCAGAGTGTAAGTGCTCTTGCTGA